The Latilactobacillus sakei subsp. sakei DSM 20017 = JCM 1157 genome includes a window with the following:
- the infA gene encoding translation initiation factor IF-1, producing MAKDDVIEIEGKVTDTLPNAMFKVELENGAVILAHVSGKIRKNYIKILPGDRVTVELSPYDLTKGRITYRFK from the coding sequence GTGGCAAAAGATGACGTCATTGAAATTGAAGGTAAAGTAACTGATACTTTACCAAATGCAATGTTCAAAGTAGAACTTGAAAACGGTGCTGTGATTTTGGCACACGTTTCAGGTAAAATCCGTAAGAATTACATCAAGATTTTACCAGGAGACCGTGTGACAGTTGAACTATCACCATATGATTTGACTAAGGGACGAATTACGTATCGCTTTAAATAG
- the rpsQ gene encoding 30S ribosomal protein S17, translating into MSEESRNHRKVYQGRVVSDKMDKTITVMVETYKTHPEYGKRVKYSKKYYAQDDNNEAKVGDVVRVMETRPLSRTKRFRLLDVVEKAVII; encoded by the coding sequence TTGAGCGAAGAAAGTCGTAACCATCGTAAAGTGTACCAAGGCCGTGTTGTTTCAGACAAAATGGATAAAACAATCACTGTCATGGTTGAAACTTATAAAACACATCCTGAATACGGTAAACGTGTTAAATATTCAAAGAAATATTATGCACAAGATGACAACAACGAAGCAAAAGTTGGCGACGTTGTACGTGTTATGGAAACTCGTCCTTTGTCACGTACAAAACGGTTCCGTTTATTAGATGTCGTTGAAAAAGCAGTTATTATCTAA
- a CDS encoding adenylate kinase → MNLMLMGLPGAGKGTQAEKIVDAYHIPHISTGDMFRAAMADQTDLGVKAKGFIDKGELVPDDVTNGIVEERLSQADTNVGYLLDGFPRTLDQADALAVITDKLNKPLDGVINIDVDPEILADRLSGRFICKTCGATYHKLYHPTQVEGTCDRCGGHVFFQREDDKPETVKNRLKVNIEMNTPLLDFYEKRNLLYTVDGNQEIDDVFAAVKKVLDTIKD, encoded by the coding sequence ATGAATCTCATGTTAATGGGACTTCCCGGCGCTGGTAAGGGAACACAAGCTGAAAAGATTGTTGACGCTTATCATATTCCACACATCTCAACTGGTGATATGTTTAGAGCTGCTATGGCAGATCAAACAGACCTTGGTGTTAAAGCTAAGGGCTTCATCGACAAAGGTGAATTGGTACCAGATGATGTGACAAACGGAATTGTCGAGGAACGTCTTTCACAAGCAGATACTAATGTAGGTTATCTTCTTGATGGATTTCCTCGGACACTTGACCAAGCGGATGCTTTGGCAGTGATCACTGATAAATTGAACAAACCTTTAGATGGTGTGATCAACATTGATGTTGATCCTGAAATCTTGGCTGATCGTTTATCTGGTCGCTTCATTTGTAAAACTTGTGGTGCAACGTACCATAAGCTTTACCATCCAACTCAAGTGGAAGGCACATGTGATCGCTGTGGCGGCCACGTCTTCTTCCAACGAGAAGATGATAAACCTGAAACGGTTAAGAATCGCTTAAAGGTCAATATCGAAATGAATACACCTTTACTTGATTTTTATGAAAAACGTAACCTGCTTTACACGGTAGATGGGAATCAAGAAATTGATGACGTGTTCGCTGCCGTTAAAAAAGTACTTGATACCATTAAAGACTAG
- the rplO gene encoding 50S ribosomal protein L15, protein MKLHELKPNEGARDVRKRVGRGTSSGTGKTAGRGQKGQKARSKVRLGFEGGQIPLFRRMPKRGFKNINRKEYAVVNLNDLNRFEDGTEITATVLIEAGVVKNELSGVKVLANGELNKKLNIKVSKYSEAAKAAVEAAGGSIEVI, encoded by the coding sequence ATGAAACTACATGAATTGAAACCTAACGAAGGTGCTCGCGATGTTCGCAAGCGTGTCGGTCGTGGTACGTCTTCAGGTACTGGTAAAACAGCTGGCCGTGGACAAAAAGGCCAAAAGGCTCGTAGTAAGGTACGTTTAGGCTTTGAAGGTGGGCAAATACCTTTATTCCGTCGTATGCCAAAACGCGGCTTCAAGAACATCAACCGCAAAGAATATGCTGTCGTTAACCTTAACGATTTAAATCGTTTTGAAGACGGTACAGAAATCACAGCAACTGTATTAATCGAAGCAGGTGTTGTTAAGAACGAACTTTCAGGTGTTAAAGTATTAGCAAATGGTGAATTAAACAAAAAATTGAACATTAAGGTAAGCAAGTATTCTGAAGCTGCAAAAGCTGCTGTAGAAGCTGCTGGCGGTTCAATTGAGGTGATTTAA
- a CDS encoding type Z 30S ribosomal protein S14, with amino-acid sequence MAKKSLVVKNHRPAKFSTQEYTRCERCGRPHSVYRKFKLCRVCLRELAHKGQIPGMKKASW; translated from the coding sequence TTGGCTAAAAAATCTTTAGTTGTAAAGAATCATCGTCCTGCAAAATTCTCAACACAAGAATACACACGTTGCGAACGTTGTGGACGTCCACATTCTGTATATCGTAAGTTTAAGCTTTGCCGGGTTTGCCTCCGTGAATTAGCTCATAAGGGCCAAATTCCAGGCATGAAAAAAGCCAGCTGGTAA
- the rplP gene encoding 50S ribosomal protein L16 translates to MLVPKRVKHRREFRGKMRGAAKGGKEVTFGEFGLQALESSWITNRQIEAARVAMTRYMKRGGKVWIKIFPHKSYTAKGVGVRMGSGKGAPAGWVAVVKREKIMFEIGGVSEEVAREALRLASHKLPVKTKIVKREEVGGESNEG, encoded by the coding sequence ATGTTAGTACCTAAACGTGTAAAACATCGTCGTGAATTCCGTGGGAAGATGCGCGGTGCTGCAAAAGGTGGCAAAGAAGTCACTTTTGGTGAATTCGGGTTACAAGCATTAGAATCAAGTTGGATTACCAACCGTCAAATCGAAGCTGCCCGTGTTGCCATGACTCGTTACATGAAACGTGGTGGGAAAGTGTGGATTAAAATTTTCCCTCATAAATCATACACTGCAAAAGGTGTCGGCGTTCGAATGGGTTCAGGTAAGGGTGCTCCTGCTGGATGGGTTGCTGTAGTAAAACGTGAAAAGATCATGTTTGAAATCGGCGGCGTTTCTGAAGAAGTTGCTCGTGAAGCATTACGCTTGGCATCACATAAATTGCCAGTTAAAACTAAGATCGTAAAACGCGAGGAAGTAGGTGGCGAGTCAAATGAAGGCTAA
- the rplN gene encoding 50S ribosomal protein L14: MIQSESRLKVADNSGAREILTIKVLGGSGRKTANIGDVIVATIKQATPGGVVKKGEVVKAVIVRTKSGARRVDGSYIKFDENAAVIINDDKTPKGTRIFGPVARELRDSDFMKIVSLAPEVL; the protein is encoded by the coding sequence GTGATTCAATCAGAAAGTCGTCTTAAAGTTGCTGATAACTCAGGTGCCCGTGAAATTTTAACTATTAAAGTTTTAGGTGGCTCAGGTCGCAAGACTGCCAATATTGGTGATGTTATCGTTGCAACAATTAAACAGGCAACACCAGGTGGCGTTGTCAAAAAAGGTGAAGTTGTCAAAGCTGTTATCGTTCGTACTAAGTCAGGTGCTCGTCGTGTAGACGGTTCTTACATCAAGTTCGACGAAAACGCTGCTGTTATCATCAATGATGACAAGACTCCAAAAGGAACACGTATCTTCGGACCAGTTGCACGTGAATTACGTGACAGTGATTTCATGAAGATCGTTTCCTTAGCGCCTGAAGTTCTATAA
- the rplE gene encoding 50S ribosomal protein L5, whose translation MTNRLKEKYVKEMTPALIEKFNYTSSMQVPKIEKIVLNMGVGDAVSNAKNLDKAVEELGLIAGQKPLITKAKKSIAGFRLREGMPIGAKVTLRGERMYDFLDKLVNVSLPRVRDFHGVSAKSFDGRGNYTLGVREQLIFPEIDYDKVDRVRGLDVVIVTTSNTDEEARELLTQFGMPFAK comes from the coding sequence ATGACTAACCGTTTAAAAGAAAAATATGTTAAAGAAATGACACCAGCGTTGATCGAAAAATTCAACTACACATCAAGCATGCAAGTACCTAAGATCGAAAAGATCGTACTTAACATGGGTGTTGGTGATGCTGTTTCTAACGCTAAGAACTTGGACAAAGCTGTTGAAGAATTAGGTTTGATTGCTGGTCAAAAACCATTAATCACAAAAGCTAAAAAATCAATCGCTGGCTTCCGTTTACGTGAAGGTATGCCAATCGGCGCTAAAGTAACTTTACGTGGCGAAAGAATGTACGATTTCTTAGATAAATTAGTTAACGTATCTTTACCTCGTGTTCGTGATTTTCACGGTGTTAGTGCAAAATCATTCGATGGTCGCGGTAATTATACATTAGGTGTACGCGAACAATTGATCTTCCCTGAAATCGATTATGATAAGGTAGATCGCGTTCGTGGTTTAGATGTTGTTATTGTAACAACTTCAAACACTGACGAAGAAGCACGCGAATTGTTAACACAATTTGGCATGCCATTCGCTAAATAA
- the rpsS gene encoding 30S ribosomal protein S19 — protein MSRSLKKGPFADAHLLNKIEAQADSEKKQVIKTWSRRSTIFPSFIGYTIAVYDGRKHVPVFISDDMVGHKLGEFVPTRTFHGHGNDDKKTKAR, from the coding sequence ATGAGTCGTAGTTTGAAAAAAGGACCATTCGCAGACGCTCACTTGCTCAACAAGATTGAAGCACAAGCCGACAGCGAAAAGAAACAAGTCATCAAGACTTGGTCCCGTCGCTCGACAATTTTCCCTAGCTTTATTGGTTACACAATCGCTGTTTATGATGGACGGAAACACGTTCCCGTTTTCATCTCAGATGATATGGTAGGCCATAAATTAGGCGAATTTGTACCAACAAGAACTTTCCATGGTCATGGAAATGACGATAAGAAAACAAAAGCACGCTAG
- the rplR gene encoding 50S ribosomal protein L18, with protein sequence MISKPDKNKTRQKRHTRVRGKISGTADCPRLNVFRSNKNIYAQLIDDVAGVTLASASTLDKEVKVEGTKVEQAQQVGALVAQRAVKAGHKVVVFDRGGYLYHGRIAALATAARENGLEF encoded by the coding sequence GTGATTTCAAAACCAGACAAGAATAAGACACGTCAAAAACGCCATACACGCGTTCGTGGCAAGATCTCTGGTACTGCTGACTGCCCACGCTTGAACGTTTTCCGTTCTAACAAAAACATCTACGCTCAACTTATTGATGACGTAGCGGGTGTGACGCTAGCAAGTGCCTCAACATTAGATAAAGAAGTAAAAGTAGAAGGAACTAAAGTCGAACAAGCACAACAAGTCGGCGCATTAGTTGCACAACGTGCAGTTAAAGCAGGCCACAAAGTTGTTGTCTTTGATCGTGGCGGCTATTTATATCATGGTCGTATCGCTGCTTTAGCTACAGCTGCTCGTGAAAACGGACTAGAATTCTAA
- the secY gene encoding preprotein translocase subunit SecY: MLKTLRNAFKVKEIRSKILFTLGVLIVYRLGAQITVPGVNAGALTKLGSTGLIPLLDTVSGGGLANYSIFSMGVSPFITAQIVVQLLQMDIVPKFVEWSKQGEVGRRKLNQVTRYLTIILAFIQSIGITAGFNSLSQMGLVKDPGIKTFVSIGIILTGGTMLITWLGEQITDKGLGNGVSMIIFAGIIARLPSGLHQIIKEHVLNASKGEMWLGILFVVGLIVAVLVIVTFVTWVQQANRKIPIQYTRREAGAGDNSYLPLKVNVAGVIPVIFASSFIMTPQTILMAFQASHGEDAWFKVMSDIFSMQTVTGSIVYTVLIVLFTFFYAFVQVNPEKVAENLTKQGSYIPGVWPGKGTEKYLSGVLMRLSTVGALFLGVIALLPQLAANLGGLPQSIGLGGTSLLIVVGVALESTRQLEGLLMKRKYVGFIR, from the coding sequence TTGCTTAAAACACTAAGAAACGCATTTAAAGTCAAGGAAATCCGTAGTAAGATTTTGTTCACTTTAGGCGTTTTGATCGTTTATCGTTTAGGTGCACAGATTACAGTACCAGGTGTTAACGCTGGCGCGTTAACCAAGTTAGGATCAACTGGTTTGATTCCTTTACTTGATACTGTTAGTGGTGGTGGCTTGGCGAATTACTCCATCTTCTCGATGGGGGTTTCACCATTCATCACGGCCCAAATTGTGGTTCAATTACTACAAATGGACATTGTGCCTAAATTTGTTGAATGGAGCAAGCAAGGTGAAGTTGGGAGACGTAAACTTAACCAAGTGACGCGTTACTTAACGATCATCTTAGCGTTTATTCAATCAATTGGGATTACTGCTGGCTTTAACTCACTCAGTCAAATGGGCTTGGTTAAAGATCCAGGAATTAAGACCTTCGTTAGCATCGGGATCATCCTTACGGGTGGTACGATGTTAATTACTTGGTTAGGTGAACAGATAACTGATAAAGGTTTAGGGAATGGTGTTTCAATGATTATCTTCGCGGGTATCATTGCGCGCCTCCCAAGTGGCCTTCATCAAATCATCAAGGAACATGTCTTGAATGCTTCTAAGGGTGAAATGTGGTTAGGAATCTTGTTCGTTGTTGGCTTAATCGTAGCGGTATTAGTCATTGTGACTTTCGTTACTTGGGTTCAACAAGCGAACCGTAAGATTCCAATCCAATATACACGTCGCGAAGCAGGTGCAGGTGACAACAGTTACTTACCACTAAAGGTCAATGTTGCTGGTGTGATTCCGGTTATCTTTGCTAGTTCATTTATTATGACACCTCAAACAATCTTAATGGCCTTCCAGGCAAGTCATGGTGAAGATGCTTGGTTCAAAGTTATGTCAGACATCTTCAGTATGCAAACTGTGACAGGTTCGATTGTTTACACGGTGCTCATTGTTCTCTTTACCTTCTTCTACGCATTTGTTCAGGTTAACCCTGAAAAAGTTGCTGAGAACTTGACCAAACAAGGGAGTTATATCCCAGGTGTTTGGCCCGGTAAAGGTACCGAGAAATATCTCTCCGGCGTATTAATGCGACTATCGACTGTCGGTGCGTTGTTCTTAGGGGTAATTGCATTATTACCTCAATTAGCAGCAAACCTCGGTGGTCTACCTCAATCAATTGGTTTAGGTGGGACTAGTTTACTAATCGTCGTTGGTGTGGCGCTTGAAAGCACACGTCAACTCGAAGGTTTACTCATGAAACGGAAATACGTTGGCTTCATTCGATAA
- the rpsE gene encoding 30S ribosomal protein S5 — translation MTYIDPTHLDLEDRVVSINRVTKVVKGGRRLRFAAIVIVGDKNGHVGFGTGKAQEVPEAIRKAVEDAKKNLINVPKVGTTLPHEVIGRFGAGRVLLKPAVEGSGIAAGGAVRAVMELAGIDDVTSKTLGSKTAINVIRATIDGLTRMKTAEQIAELRNISVESLQN, via the coding sequence ATGACTTACATTGATCCAACTCATTTAGACTTAGAAGATCGCGTTGTTTCAATCAACCGTGTTACAAAAGTTGTTAAAGGTGGACGTCGTCTACGTTTTGCTGCTATCGTAATCGTTGGTGATAAAAACGGTCACGTTGGTTTCGGTACTGGTAAAGCTCAAGAAGTACCTGAAGCTATTCGTAAAGCCGTTGAAGACGCTAAAAAGAATCTAATCAATGTGCCTAAGGTTGGTACAACCTTACCTCATGAAGTTATCGGTCGCTTTGGCGCTGGTCGTGTTCTATTAAAACCAGCCGTTGAAGGTTCTGGTATCGCCGCTGGTGGCGCTGTTCGTGCCGTCATGGAATTAGCAGGAATCGATGATGTGACAAGTAAAACATTGGGTAGCAAAACTGCTATCAACGTTATTCGTGCCACAATTGACGGTTTAACTCGTATGAAGACTGCTGAACAAATCGCAGAATTGCGTAATATCTCTGTAGAAAGCTTACAAAACTAG
- the rplX gene encoding 50S ribosomal protein L24, translating to MFVKTGDKVKVISGKDKGKEGTIIKAMPKEGRVVVEGINTIKKHVKPNAQNPNGGIVDTEASIDASNVMLIDPSNNEATRVGYKVVDGKKVRVSKKTGESIDK from the coding sequence ATGTTTGTTAAAACTGGTGATAAAGTAAAAGTAATCAGCGGTAAAGATAAAGGTAAAGAAGGTACAATCATCAAAGCTATGCCTAAAGAAGGTCGAGTTGTTGTTGAAGGTATCAATACCATTAAAAAGCACGTTAAGCCAAATGCTCAAAATCCTAATGGTGGGATTGTTGATACAGAGGCAAGTATCGATGCTTCAAACGTCATGCTAATCGACCCATCAAACAACGAAGCTACTCGTGTAGGCTACAAAGTTGTCGATGGCAAGAAAGTACGCGTGTCAAAGAAAACTGGAGAATCAATCGATAAATAA
- the rpsC gene encoding 30S ribosomal protein S3 has protein sequence MGQKINPTGFRVGVIRDWDAKWYAEKDFATFLHEDLKIRKYINTKLADASVSTIEIERAANRVNVSIHTAKPGMVIGKGGSEVENLRKALNNLTGKKVHINIVEIKKPDLDAHLVGEGIARQLEARVAFRRAQRQAMQRTMRAGAKGIKTQVAGRLNGADMSRIETHAQGTVPLHTLRADIDYSWDEAMTTYGKLGVKTWIYRGEVLPAKANNNTKGGK, from the coding sequence GTGGGTCAAAAGATTAATCCAACCGGTTTTCGTGTTGGCGTCATCCGTGATTGGGACGCTAAATGGTATGCAGAAAAAGATTTCGCAACATTCTTACACGAAGATCTTAAGATTCGTAAATATATCAACACAAAATTAGCTGACGCATCTGTCTCTACTATTGAAATCGAACGTGCTGCAAATCGCGTGAACGTTTCAATCCATACTGCTAAACCTGGTATGGTCATTGGTAAAGGCGGCTCAGAAGTAGAAAATCTACGTAAAGCTTTAAATAACTTAACAGGCAAGAAAGTACACATCAACATTGTGGAAATCAAGAAACCTGATTTAGACGCTCATTTAGTAGGCGAAGGTATTGCTCGTCAATTGGAAGCACGTGTTGCTTTCCGTCGCGCTCAACGCCAAGCTATGCAACGTACAATGCGCGCTGGTGCTAAGGGTATCAAAACTCAAGTTGCCGGCCGTTTGAACGGTGCTGACATGTCTCGTATCGAAACACATGCTCAAGGAACTGTTCCTTTGCATACGTTACGTGCAGACATCGATTATTCATGGGACGAAGCCATGACTACTTACGGTAAATTAGGAGTTAAGACTTGGATTTATCGGGGCGAAGTATTACCTGCTAAAGCCAACAACAATACGAAAGGAGGGAAATAA
- the rpsH gene encoding 30S ribosomal protein S8: MVMTDPIADYLTRIRNANMVRHESLEVPASRIKKDISEILKREGFIRDYEVIEDDKQGIIRVFLKYGKNNERVISGLKRISKPGLRNYVKANEVPKVLNGLGIAIISTSNGVVTDKEAREKAAGGEVLAYVW, encoded by the coding sequence ATGGTCATGACAGATCCTATCGCAGACTATCTAACACGTATTCGTAACGCCAACATGGTACGTCACGAATCTTTAGAAGTTCCTGCTTCACGTATTAAAAAAGATATTTCTGAAATCTTGAAACGCGAAGGCTTTATCCGCGATTACGAAGTGATTGAAGACGACAAACAAGGTATCATCCGTGTATTCTTGAAGTATGGTAAGAATAACGAACGTGTTATCTCTGGTTTGAAACGTATTTCAAAACCTGGTTTACGTAATTACGTAAAAGCTAACGAAGTTCCTAAGGTATTAAATGGTTTAGGAATTGCTATTATCTCAACAAGTAACGGCGTCGTAACAGACAAAGAAGCTCGTGAAAAGGCTGCCGGCGGCGAAGTTCTCGCATACGTTTGGTAA
- the rpmJ gene encoding 50S ribosomal protein L36, producing the protein MKVRPSVKPMCEHCKVIKRKGRVMIICAANPKHKQRQG; encoded by the coding sequence ATGAAAGTAAGACCATCAGTAAAACCAATGTGCGAACATTGTAAAGTTATTAAACGAAAAGGCCGCGTTATGATTATCTGCGCAGCTAATCCAAAACATAAACAACGTCAAGGTTAA
- the rpmC gene encoding 50S ribosomal protein L29, with product MKAKDIIELTTAEMLEKEHQYKEELFNLRFQQATGQLENTARLKQVRQNIARIKTVLRQQELNK from the coding sequence ATGAAGGCTAAAGATATTATTGAATTAACCACTGCTGAAATGCTTGAAAAAGAACACCAATACAAAGAAGAATTATTCAATCTTCGTTTCCAACAAGCTACCGGTCAATTAGAAAATACCGCCCGCTTAAAGCAAGTTCGTCAGAACATTGCACGGATTAAAACTGTATTACGTCAACAAGAACTTAACAAATAA
- the rplF gene encoding 50S ribosomal protein L6, whose amino-acid sequence MSRIGLKVIEVPAGVTVTKDGENNITVKGPKGELTRHFNPIIEMHEEGNLINFTRSSDSDRAMHGTMRANLNNMILGVTEGFKKTLDLIGVGYRAQLKGKTLVLNVGYSHPVEMEAPEGVNVEVPSNTNIIISGISKQKVGQFAAEIRDVRPPEPYKGKGIRYTDEHVRRKEGKTGK is encoded by the coding sequence GTGAGTCGTATCGGATTAAAAGTAATCGAAGTTCCTGCAGGTGTTACCGTTACTAAAGACGGTGAAAACAACATCACAGTTAAGGGACCTAAAGGTGAACTAACACGTCATTTCAATCCAATCATTGAAATGCACGAAGAAGGTAACCTTATCAACTTTACACGTAGTAGTGATAGTGATCGTGCAATGCACGGTACAATGCGTGCTAACTTGAACAACATGATTTTGGGCGTAACGGAAGGTTTTAAGAAGACATTGGATCTTATCGGTGTTGGTTACCGTGCTCAATTAAAAGGTAAAACTTTAGTATTAAACGTTGGTTATTCTCATCCAGTTGAAATGGAAGCACCAGAAGGTGTTAACGTAGAAGTGCCATCAAACACAAACATCATTATCAGCGGTATTAGCAAACAAAAAGTTGGCCAATTCGCAGCTGAAATTCGTGATGTACGTCCTCCAGAACCTTACAAAGGCAAAGGTATTCGTTATACTGATGAACATGTTCGCCGTAAAGAAGGTAAAACTGGTAAATAA
- the rplV gene encoding 50S ribosomal protein L22, which produces MADQITSATASAMSVRMPARKVRMVIDLIRGKSVAEAIAILEFTPRAASPVVIKVLKSAIANAEHNYDLDAENLVVTKAYANEGPTLKRFRPRAKGSASPINKRTSHITVVVSEKEA; this is translated from the coding sequence ATGGCAGATCAAATTACTAGTGCAACAGCTAGTGCTATGTCAGTTCGCATGCCTGCACGTAAAGTGCGTATGGTAATCGACTTGATTAGAGGCAAGAGTGTTGCAGAAGCAATTGCAATCTTAGAATTTACACCAAGAGCTGCTTCACCAGTTGTTATCAAAGTTTTGAAGTCAGCTATCGCTAACGCAGAACACAATTATGACTTAGACGCAGAAAACTTGGTTGTTACGAAAGCTTACGCTAACGAAGGACCAACATTGAAACGTTTTCGTCCTCGCGCTAAAGGCTCAGCATCACCAATCAACAAACGTACAAGTCATATCACTGTAGTTGTATCAGAAAAAGAAGCATAA
- the rpmD gene encoding 50S ribosomal protein L30 yields MAKLKITLRKSAAHRLPEQRKMVKEFGLNRVNSSVIKPDDAATRGVIFKLAHLVTVEEIKD; encoded by the coding sequence ATGGCTAAATTAAAGATTACTTTAAGAAAAAGTGCTGCTCATCGTCTTCCAGAACAACGTAAAATGGTCAAAGAATTTGGCTTGAACCGAGTAAATAGTTCTGTAATCAAACCAGATGATGCTGCAACTCGCGGTGTGATTTTCAAACTCGCACATTTAGTAACAGTCGAAGAAATTAAAGACTAA
- the rpsK gene encoding 30S ribosomal protein S11 — protein sequence MANKKNAPRKRRVKKNIEAGVAHIHSTFNNTLVMITDPNGNAVAWSSAGSLGFKGSRKSTPFAAQMAAEAAGKEAMEHGMKSIEVAVKGPGSGREAAIRSLQATGLEVTAIRDVTPVPHNGSRPPKRRRV from the coding sequence ATGGCAAACAAGAAGAATGCACCACGTAAGCGTCGTGTAAAGAAAAATATCGAAGCTGGCGTAGCACATATTCACTCAACATTTAACAACACTCTTGTAATGATCACTGATCCTAACGGGAATGCTGTTGCATGGTCATCTGCTGGTTCATTAGGTTTCAAAGGTAGTCGTAAGTCAACACCTTTTGCTGCTCAAATGGCTGCAGAAGCTGCTGGTAAAGAAGCCATGGAACATGGTATGAAATCTATTGAAGTTGCTGTTAAAGGACCAGGTTCTGGTCGTGAAGCTGCAATCCGCTCATTACAAGCAACTGGTTTAGAAGTTACTGCTATTCGTGACGTCACACCAGTTCCTCATAATGGATCTCGTCCTCCAAAACGCCGTCGTGTTTAG
- the rpsM gene encoding 30S ribosomal protein S13, with product MARIAGVDLPRDKQIVIALTYIFGIGNTTAVKVLADAGVPTDVRTRDLTPDQEDKIRAALDTVKVEGDLRREVSLNIKRLQEIGSYRGMRHRRGLPVRGQNTKNNARTRKGKKVSIAGKKK from the coding sequence ATGGCTCGTATCGCAGGTGTGGATTTACCACGTGATAAACAAATTGTGATTGCTTTAACTTATATTTTCGGAATCGGAAATACAACTGCCGTTAAAGTCTTGGCTGATGCTGGCGTCCCAACAGACGTCCGTACACGCGATTTAACGCCGGATCAAGAAGACAAGATCCGTGCAGCATTAGATACAGTTAAAGTTGAAGGCGATCTTCGTCGTGAAGTTAGCTTAAACATCAAACGTCTACAAGAAATCGGTTCTTATCGTGGCATGCGTCATCGTCGTGGTTTACCAGTTCGTGGTCAAAACACGAAGAACAACGCTCGTACACGTAAAGGTAAGAAAGTTTCTATCGCAGGCAAGAAAAAATAA